One window of Quercus robur chromosome 5, dhQueRobu3.1, whole genome shotgun sequence genomic DNA carries:
- the LOC126728953 gene encoding protein SULFUR DEFICIENCY-INDUCED 1-like yields MDITCMYLRVSISYILQRSGRVEEEIEMLQLKLKHIDEVIAFSGRRAKTARSQGKKVQIIVKQEISRIPGNLAWAYLQQKLKYITGALKQTNSLALFLLSSGI; encoded by the exons ATGGATATTACATGCATGTATTTGCGTGTAAGCATTTCTTATATTTTACAGAGATCTGGAAGGGTTGAAGAAGAGATTGAGATGCTTCAGCTCAAGCTGAAGCATATTGATGAAGTTATAGCTTTCAGTGGAAGGAGGGCGAAGACAGCTAGATCTCAAGGGAAGAAGGTTCAAATAATTGTCAAACAGGAAATTTCAAG AATACCTGGGAACTTGGCCTGGGCTTACTTGCAGCAAAAACTGAAGTACATTACAG GTGCCTTGAAGCAAACCAATTCTCTGGCATTGTTCCTCCTGAGCTCGGGGATTTGA